gATCCATCAGTCCATGTGTCCTcactttttgaaaatattgaAGGGACCGAAATTGAGTCCCGGATCTGAAATTTTAGTTGCAATCTCAACCCAACAAACATGAGTGTCTGACCTTGTGAGAATTTTGTAAGTACttattaaacctgagaattgtACACTATACTAATTTGTCCAAAATATCAACATTAAAGAGCCTTCTTTAAATACATATTTATACAAGATTTGAATGTCGTAGGGCTTCCCAAAGAACTCTCCCCTTGCAATTCACATGTCAACCGCTATCCTAAAACTTAGAGAAGTGCTTGCATCTCAAAAGGTGCAAAGCAAGGCATAGATAGCCTTGAGACTAAGCTTTTTAGGCTCTCTTCCTTCTAATTGGCATGGCATGCTTCATTGCTGTCCTTTGCTATGTTATTAGAATGGCCTACCGTTTTAGGAGGCATTGCAATAGTAGCAACCTTGAAGGCTCGTGATCAtcttgatcatcatcatcatcatgctcTTCTTCGTCTGAAATCATTCTTTTCCTTTGTCAATGAGAGAGAAGATTACATGCCaaagtaagaaaaggaaaaaggaaaagtgCTTTCTTGTAAAATGGCAGTGCATGAAGATAGAACATTGGAGGGCTCTAGTGTTAGTGTGCATGTTGGAAATGATACCATCATTACCACTAGTAACAATTAAAGCATGCACAACCTAAATCTATCTTCGTGATAACCCAAATATTTCAAAGTGCGTAAATGTATGTTGTGAAGTTTGGAGAAAGATCTATAAAACGAAGAAATTGGTAAAGTGAGAAGAAGGAAATTTGATCACTATTGAATTTATAACTTCCATTGTCTGTAAACCCCACTATATTGATTCAGGAGTCATTAGACAATCACTTTCTCATTTTACAACCTCCACACTTTATAAGAGCTTGATCGTGAAGTTTATAACTGCAATTTGGGAGAGTTTATTGAAGATCAACTTAGAAGATGAATACAGCATAGAAAGAACTGCAACTTCGGAGACTTTATTGCATGACTAAGTAAGAAGAGGAATACAGCAAAGAATAATTGGTTAAGACAGATGCTTCGATTTCTTAATCAAGTGTTTGGGTTGTCTTAATagcaatcttttttttttgtttttgtggaTGGTAAATATaatgattcatgtagccgaccccacctagtgggacaaggctttgttgttgttgttgttggatGGTAAATATAATAgcaattttaatctttttatataACTACAACCAGTTTTTGGTGGATTTAAAACCCAAATTTCAACAAAGTAGGGTTATGTACTCGtctaaatataatataaattaccCTGAATTACATGAAAAGTCTAAAATCAACCAGAACTGCAGCTGGAATTATGAACTCAAAGCATCCAATAAATTCAATAAACTCAATTATGGCTAGAAAGCACTCCTAACGCCATCATTGTTTCAAATTATGTAAGATAATAAATTGGAAGTAAACAAAATTTGACATAGGCTGCCACCAGAAGCACAAATTTGATATTCATACCTCTTAGATGAATCTCATCAATAAATTGTTTTCAAACTCATTAAGCTGATAAACTAAAAACCTGCATAAATCAAGTGAGAAACAGGGTGAGAAAtctacttaaaaaaataaagtgatTTAGTTTGCCAACTATCACTCAGTTGAAAATGTTGGAACTTATAGCTAAAAACAGATGCACACAACACACAAACATAGATTCTGACCAAGAATAAAGTAAGCTCACGGTTTGAAACTATAACTAAACCAGCTGCTTCTCATCAATCATAAAGCAAAAGTAAATAGCCAATTCATATAAGAATACTGCTGGGTTCATCACATAAAAAGGAAGTGAACCTGGCGAACATTTGTTTTCAGAGTTGCCGTTATTCTGGGAACCATGAGCACAAGACCATGCAAAAAATTACAGATGAGCCAATATAGTAGCtgctaatatatatatatatatatatatatatatatatatatatgatttgcAATCACCACCAACAAACCCATACTTGGAAAGATGGAGCACATAAAGATAAACAAAACTCAGTAAGTACTTATCGTAGGATAACACAGGCATGGACACCACctcaaaaaattaaagattattATAGGCAAACACCCTCTAATATGTTAAGCCTTATGCAAAACTAGTAGCAAGAGCCATGGCAAAAGAATAAAGGGATAACAGTGGAGGATCCAGAGaaagaattaaagaaataaagCTGAATCAATGCCGAGCAATATATGCATGGGGTTAATGATTCTTCAAAACTTGTGTTCTAATATCTCCTTTCAAGATATCGAACCTTGCAGATTAATTGGCACTGAAGAGAATCTTAATATTACTCCGAGACCTGATTTTGCTTGCATAATTGCTGCTGATATTGCATCAACTGCAAAAATAACTTCTGTAAATTAAGACCAATAATGAATGAAAGGCCTCACAAACGATTAGAGATTAAGAGAGTGATGGCTTGCATGAAATACAggaaagaaataccattccagCAATATTTCCAAAGGAGTTGCAAATGGATCTGCGGGTTCCCCAATCAATGATGGTTCTAAAGCTGCTAAACCTACACCAGCTTGACCACTCTTTATCCTCCTTCTATTCACTCACTTTCTTCATTACATTCAATTTGTGCATCATCATTTAATTTACACTGGTTCCCTCTTCATTGACCCAATAGATATGCTGCAATGATAAAATGCCAAAACTTATCAGAACAAATCTGCCAAAACAATGAATCAAATGACATATTCACAGCAGTTTTTGCTATACATAGTTTTGAAGCATATCTCTGTTACTGAATGGACAGAGAAGTGCTTAATGTTAACAGATTTTTTCAATAACTCACAAAAATGCTGTGGAAAAGGATTCTAATATTGTTTTGTAATTCAAGAAGCCGGAGAGAGCTAGTGTCACAAACCATTTGGCATATGCTGTCTGATAATTGTAGTGCTTCTGGCCACTTATCAACCCGAGTAAGGCCTTTGATGAGGTCGACTAATGTGCTAAGCTCTGGAACAACATTCTTACTTATCATGCTTGCGTACAGCTCGAAGGCTTTATCAACCTTACTTGCATGTGAAAGACTCTCAATTAAAGAAGTATACAAATACTTGCAGGCCATTGCAATGCTTGGAGATGACGAAATCTCTTCAAGCAGATTCACTGCAACTTCCAATCTTCCAGCCTTGATGTAGTTATCAATCAAAATTTTATACAAAGAATCAACAGGGATTGATTCATCCTCAACCAACTCATCTAAAAGCCCTATTGAGGCTATGAACTCTCGGTTAATACCTTCAATAATTTTACGATGGCTTGATATATGCCTAGGCCAATATGTTTGTTTCATTTCATCTAATAGTCTGTGTGCCTCATCAAAGAGGCCAGTGGAACAACAATGATTAATCAATACTCTATAGGTAATAAAGTTTGGAGCACAACCCTTTGAGCACATATCTCTCAATAGCTCAAAGCACTGTTCAATTTTTCCTAATTTCCCAAAGCCATCAATCATTGCAGTGTAAGTAACAACATTGGGATTACAACCCTTTTCTTCCATCTTAAGCATTAGCTTGTGGGCTTCATCAGCCTTTCCAACTTTACAGAGCCCATCAATCATCTCTGTGTAAATAACTACATTAGGAGCAATCGAATTCTCTAGCATCCTGGACAAAACTTTCAAAACAAGATCCAATCGTTTGTCTTTAAACAGACAATCAATTAAAGAGCTGTAGGTGTATAGACTGGGACTGTATCCACGCTCCAACATTTTTGCAAACACCTCCTGTGCATCCTCAAGCTTTCCTGCCTTGCAGAACCCATCTATAAGAGCATCATAGACTGTCTGGTTCGGTTCACACCCATGTGCCCACATAGTATCCAACAATTCACGGGCTTGTTTAACCCTGCTTGTTTTGCATAAACCATCCACCAAAGCCCCATATGTAATAACATTTGGTTCTTCGGTGTTGTTATCATCATCCAACTTGAAATACATGTCCATGTCAGAGGTTTCTATGTCACCTTGCATTCTGGCAAAAATCTGGCAAGCTTTTTCAATCTGCCCAGCTTTACAATGACCATCTATCAAAGCTGTATATGTAACAATATTTGGCTTGCAACCTTCAAGTACCATCACCTCGAATAGTTTATTTGCATCGAACAACTTTCTTGCCTTCAGGTATGCATGAATAAGTGCAGTATACGTCACCACATTAGGCGTGCAACCATCCCTTAACATTTCATCATACCATTTGCGAGCTTGTTGGATGAGACCAGCTTTGCAAAAGCTATCAATCAAAATAGTATAGGTGTAAACACTGGGAACAATGCCATTCCTTTTCATTTcttcaaacaaaagaaaagcCTTCTCTACCTTGGAGGCATTACATAGAAAACGAATCACTTTAGAATATGTACTATCATCTGGAACAAAACCCTTGCTCATCATTTCACATATTATCTTAAAGGCTTTATCAAACTTTCCAGCCCCACAAAGACACCGTGCAAAGTTACCTACATTGACCTTATTCAATACAACCCCTGAATCAAGCATCTCATCATAAGCTTTCTCAGCTATTTCCAGCACATCCGAGATAGGCAGCTCCACATTGCCACATATACTACCAATCAATATATTATAAAGTAGATACCCTGGCTGGCACCCACATTTTACCATTTTCTTAAACAACTTGTAGGCATAAAAGTAATCCCCTGATTTACAATAAGCATgtacaagaaaattaaatatctCACGATTTGGATAACATCCTTCAGTAATCATCATACTAAGAATTCTCTTACACCTCCCCAGCTGCCCTTTCCTTAAGCAACCAGAAAGCAAGATCTTATAAGTCATAACATTCGGAATACAAGAACTAGAACGCATTCGGTTTAAGATATCAATGGCTTCTTCAAAAAGTGAAGCTTCACACAAACCAGAAACCATCCTATTGTAAAATACCGTATCGGGCATATAACCTACCTTTGCAATCAAATTGAGAGCATCCCTGTACCTCCCTGCTCTGCAGAGAGAATACACAAAACAACTGAGAGTGTACCCATCCATACCATACCCGTAACTCTCCATCTCCTTGTGAACCAAATAAGCACTGTCCAATTTACCAGCACCAAGGAAAACCTGAATCAAAGCACTGTAAGTGGTTGGAGAAGGCTTGTACCCGAAATCCTTAAGCCTGCCGAGCTCCTCCAACGCTGCATTGTACAGACCGTTCCGGCAACACTTCCGAATAAAAAAATTGAGCAGCTTTTGAAGCAGCTCCTTATCATCATCCCTTATTTCCCGCAAAAACTTCTCGGGCACTCTACCACTGCCATTGCAGCCCAACACATCGAGGAGCGCATCATATACCGCAGGGGTGTGGGTGTACCCTATTTGTCTCCCCGCCCACAAGAAAAAATTGACACACAATTCAGGGTGTCTCACATTGCACATCATCTGCACCACCAAAGCCTCAGTTAATCTCCCCCTGAATTGCCTGAAAAGTTTCTGCGTTTGGGCACCAAAGCTGTCATTAGTGTTCCTGATGGCATCGGACATCAAAATAGCATCGTGGGAAGGGTCGTCAGAATGCACAGTAGTGGTTGAATTGAGGACAGTGGTGCGGAGGAATGCATAGTCGGGTGACAAATCGGGGGCTGGGGGCGAAGTGTGGTGTAAGAAGGGGTCGTCAGGGTGGACCAAACCTTCAAGGGTGTCATCTGAAGAGGTAGAGAAGGATTGCggtaaagagaaagagagaatgaTTTTGGACTTGAGATGGAGTAGAGAGcgtgagagagagaagagagtgTTTAAGTCTCTCTTGCTCACAATCATATCTAATATCTAAGATCTTAATAATAGGACATCAATTGGATTAATGCTTGACACATGTCTGCCTACCAAGTACCACAGTTGAAGTAATGAGAAGCAGAACCTgtgatacaatataaaaatataatataaatataaatacacttGATTGAAAAATATCAATGGCAAAAACAGAATTGGATTATACTTGATAGACATAGTGTCAGTGCTAGACCAAGAGGTAGAGCGTCAGCTATCACTTGATtgcatcaaattcaaatttggAAAAAATGAAGGTCCCTGCCTacacatacatatataaatgGTAAAGAAAATATACATTGagataaagaaaatatttttaaaaaaaatagaagcagCAGTGAAACACGTGTATGACAGAAAGGGCTACCCTATCATAGTTGTCAAAACTGAACCGATGTTGAACCAGTCAATCTATTGGGTCACTGGATCACTGGTTCAACCGGTGGGTTATGAGTTGAACTGACTGACCTGGTCCtacttaaataaaaatataaaacagtcaaaaacttaaaattaaattttgatatatatatctTCACCAACAATTTAACAACAATCAAGTCTCAATTTCTAAAATAACTAATACGAAAATAGACATATTATTAGTCAATACTACAATGATATCTTAATTTGACACAATAAtgatgaaaatcaattaggCAATTAGCAATCAATTCCAATTAAGCAATTAACAAGCCTATTAACAATTAATCAATTAGGCAATTAACAATCAATTCTAACAATCTATTAGCAATTAACAATCAATTCTAATAGAGCCTATTATCTAGTTCTAATCACACTATCACACTATCACATTGACAATCAATTAGGCAATTAACAATCACATTGTAACAATGGAGCTTGTTAACAATTAACAATAAATTAGAGGCAATCAACAATCAATCTAACAATGGTAATTTCAGGGCcctcaaaattaaaattgaaaataaggTGCATccctattatttttattagcaGAATCATAATATCATAACTGCAAAGCAaaactaaataactaaatagCAATCTCCAAACATTTTCTTTCCAAATTCAAAATTAGCAAACCAACAGAAATTCAGCAGCCAGAAGGATAACTAAATTAGTAATTAGCAAACTTCCCATTCAACAAATTAACAAATTCAAGTCTCGTCATAAATTCATAACCAAGAAATTAGTCAATTACATTACATACATAGCGTCATAAGATATCAGCACAAACACAAACAaatttaactaattgtttctAATTAAATCATTTTGAACacattaacatttttttatgaacaacagattaaaaacaaaaaaaaagtaagcAAGAAAATAAGTAACCTTCGGTGGTCGTCCAACGAGTGGAGACGCACGGCAGAATCAATGACGCACGGCAGCGTGCAGGCAGCAACAACCACAGACGACGAGGGACGAGCCGCAATAACCACCCACAGAGACGGAGGATAGGCGGAGGGAGGCGCAGCAAGGAGGAACCACAGCTCGAGCAGAGATGCGACGAGGGAGAGAGGCGCGGCGAGACGCGAGAAGCCGAGAGGAGACGGAGGAGAGAGGCGGGACGGTGGGTGCAGTGATGGCGAGGACACGAGCTGACGAGCAAGAAGCAGTGAAGCACAGCTCGACCAGACGCAGAGGCGAGAGACGCGCGAGAAGCCAAGCTCAGACGGAGGAAAGAGGCGCGGCGACGGCGGAGACGCCGGCGATCTTGCGGTGGTGGTGATGTCGAGGTGAGCGGCCAGCGGCCAGCGGCCAGCGGCCAGCGGCCAGCTCTCTGGTGTGAGTGTGCCGTTAGGAATAGAGAGAAGAGGGTGTGTGGGAGAGAGCTGGGGTGGGGTGGGCTTCAGACTAgggttttcttttttattattattaaaacgTCAAACAAGGTCGTTTTGGGTGGGGCCGTGGGggttttaagaaaaaattaaaggaaaagtaTAAGTAGCAAGTTAGAATCTGCGAAAGTTTTACCAAcaacaattaattttaaattttaaattttaaaaacaaaatttaaataattagtaTTAAACAGAATTTGAAAGATAAGAATTAGGCAAATAGTAACCGCCTTATAAACGTCTCCACTCCTTCTCATCGCAGTTTTGGAAATGTCCTGACTTCCATCGAGCAGACCACTACATTGTCGCCTCTGCGGTGTGCCGCGTACGTCACCAGTCTCCCGTCGCACCACCAGCTAATCTACGTCACTCGCATCCATGTTGCTTTCCTGTCGCATCTTCGCTACTCGCAGCTTGCATACCCAAGGCTAAGCCCACATTTGCGCCACCGCGGCTTCCACCTCGATGATCCTTTGCACAATGCTGGTGCCCTTCGCAATCAATCCCCGTCGCCGCAAGGCGCTCTCTGTAAGCGCTGTTTCCTCCTCCGCAGGACCACCATAGTGCCCTTTCCCTCGTAATTCGCATTGCTACCGACCATCGTAGCGCGCTCCTTCTCTCTCGTATCTACCTTCTCAATCCTTTTTACTTCCTTTCCGGTGAGccaattcatcttcttttactttttcttttccgatttctttctttttttctctaatttaatttaaaaatcaattttttaattgttttggtTGTTATAATATACATGTTGTGTCTATTATAGACTATGATGGTGAGTGTGGCAGTCGGTGGATCTGTGTCGaaattcattattttaattttttttctagatGTTGGTTCATTTGAGATTTGCACTGTTTGTTGATTTTGTATTATGTTGTTGCTAATGAAGATTTAGGTATGCAATTATTCTTGGAATATGATTTTACCTTTGTTGTGAAATTGTTGCCCtgtcaaaaacataaaaattttgctGAATTAAAGATGTGAATATTATAAATTAGGTTGAAAGTTTTATATTTCAGAATGTATTTTTAACTCCTTAATTATCGATCCATTATGgtctttttttaaattgacaTAAATTATCGATCTGATAAAGGCTAGTCTGACATAAGTTCTAGCTAGATTTTTTCTCAACTAATAACCAATGAAGGCAAATAGAGAGATACACTACAACAAATTCGGGTTGAGGCAACCCTTTAAAAACGTTACTTATAATAAGAGAAAGTGTTGCCTTTGATAAAAGGCAACACTTTCCGACAAAAGGCAACGCTTTTTGGGGGGTTGGCTATACGGCCGTTACCTTTGGTCTAAGGCAACGCTTTTGTATATTAAAGGGAACCCTTTTTTTGGCAACCTTCAAAAAACGTTGCCTTTTCTGCAAATAAAGCAACTCCGCGAAAGGGTTGCCTTAGAGCACCCAAACACAACGCTTTATATGAAACGCTATGGCAACACTTTTTACGAGTTGTATTTTCTAATATATAAAGCAATACTTGTCCAGAGTTTTTTAAGTTGCTTTTTCATATACCTAAAGCAACACTtgtacaaatttttttaagttgccTTTTCCTCCACCTAAAGCAACACTTGTCCAGGTTTTTTTAAGTTGCATTTTCATATACCTAAAGCAACACTTgtccaaatttttttaagttgccTTTTTTATAGACCTAATGCAACACTTATGTAGGTTTATTTACAGTTGTCTTTTTTTAATACCTAAAGCAACACCTTATTGAATTTTTCTTAGATTCTcttttttaatatctaaaataatatttttttatctttgttATATTTATATGATATTTGAAGAATATATAACACCCGCATTTGAAtaagataataatatatattgcatatatatatatatatatatatatatatatatatatagaaaggtCTTCCAAGTACCAATTAACATATATACTTGCTAATAAGTTACCAagtcaaataaataataaacctAAGTAAGCAAAATACATGTTTTTCTGCTAATGAACTTAAACAAAAAAGAAACTAAGTTGTCCACTAAAAACCAAGAAGACTTTGTGCTTCACCATTGTGGCAAGAATTGTCTTTATGTCTTCAAAAAACTTCCTCCAACAATAAGAAAGCTGTAGTCAAATttaaatgaacaaaaaaattatagtcAAAACATCAGCTATACAATAATATGTATACTCAAGTGGTACAACAATTAGCATACATATACCTATTCATGATTTGGTTTATGAGTCGATGGAGGAGAATGCCGAGGAACTAAATTTGGATCTTGTGCACTATTTGCAGACGATTGCTTAGATCGCAAGAGAGAAAGCGCTTCATCAACATTCATACCAGGAGAAGTTTGTTGCAACATAAGTTTGACAATATCTTCCAATCCTTGCAGTCGTTGCTTATGGTCATCTAATTCAGTTTTTAAAGCTGTTACCTTCTCTTCACTTTGTTTTTTGATTTCatctatttctttatttttcttaagaGAAGTTTTTGTAACAGTTCTTCCATAACATCAAACTCTTCCTGGATTCTCTTTACCAAAAACTTTTTGAAATGCATTAGTAGGAGTTTCTCCAGCTTCTTGGAGATCATCAAGTTTATCCTATACACACAAATATATGATATGTCTATTTTTAGTGATAAAAATTCAATGAAAGAATCCAAAAACTTATTGATAACTAATAGGGACAGCAATCCAAAATAGCCATAAAAGAGCCATAAAACAGCAGTCCATGATAGCCATATAACATGGTTGTAAATTGTCATAGAATAGCAATTAAATCAACTATAAAACAGCCATGAAATAACCATAAAATAGCATTCCATAATAGCCATAAAACATGGATAAAATAGCCATAGAACAGCAACTAAATCAGCCATGAAACAGACATAAAATAGCCATAGAACAGCAACTAAATCAGCCATGAAACAGCCCATGAAACAGCCATGAAACAGCCACAAAATAGATACCACAAAACATAGAAAGCAGCAAGTCAGCAACCATGACAACCACAAAATAGTCATAAAGTAGATACTAAAACAATAACCATGATAGCCATAAAATAGTCATAAAATAGCTGCCATGACAGCCATAAAATATGCATAAAATAGCCATAAAACAGCAACTAAATCAGCCATGAAACCGCCCATGAAACAGCCGCAAAATAGATACCATAACAATAAT
Above is a genomic segment from Arachis stenosperma cultivar V10309 chromosome 1, arast.V10309.gnm1.PFL2, whole genome shotgun sequence containing:
- the LOC130965234 gene encoding pentatricopeptide repeat-containing protein At1g06710, mitochondrial: MIVSKRDLNTLFSLSRSLLHLKSKIILSFSLPQSFSTSSDDTLEGLVHPDDPFLHHTSPPAPDLSPDYAFLRTTVLNSTTTVHSDDPSHDAILMSDAIRNTNDSFGAQTQKLFRQFRGRLTEALVVQMMCNVRHPELCVNFFLWAGRQIGYTHTPAVYDALLDVLGCNGSGRVPEKFLREIRDDDKELLQKLLNFFIRKCCRNGLYNAALEELGRLKDFGYKPSPTTYSALIQVFLGAGKLDSAYLVHKEMESYGYGMDGYTLSCFVYSLCRAGRYRDALNLIAKVGYMPDTVFYNRMVSGLCEASLFEEAIDILNRMRSSSCIPNVMTYKILLSGCLRKGQLGRCKRILSMMITEGCYPNREIFNFLVHAYCKSGDYFYAYKLFKKMVKCGCQPGYLLYNILIGSICGNVELPISDVLEIAEKAYDEMLDSGVVLNKVNVGNFARCLCGAGKFDKAFKIICEMMSKGFVPDDSTYSKVIRFLCNASKVEKAFLLFEEMKRNGIVPSVYTYTILIDSFCKAGLIQQARKWYDEMLRDGCTPNVVTYTALIHAYLKARKLFDANKLFEVMVLEGCKPNIVTYTALIDGHCKAGQIEKACQIFARMQGDIETSDMDMYFKLDDDNNTEEPNVITYGALVDGLCKTSRVKQARELLDTMWAHGCEPNQTVYDALIDGFCKAGKLEDAQEVFAKMLERGYSPSLYTYSSLIDCLFKDKRLDLVLKVLSRMLENSIAPNVVIYTEMIDGLCKVGKADEAHKLMLKMEEKGCNPNVVTYTAMIDGFGKLGKIEQCFELLRDMCSKGCAPNFITYRVLINHCCSTGLFDEAHRLLDEMKQTYWPRHISSHRKIIEGINREFIASIGLLDELVEDESIPVDSLYKILIDNYIKAGRLEVAVNLLEEISSSPSIAMACKYLYTSLIESLSHASKVDKAFELYASMISKNVVPELSTLVDLIKGLTRVDKWPEALQLSDSICQMHIYWVNEEGTSVN